One Bacillota bacterium LX-D genomic region harbors:
- the pilM gene encoding pilus assembly protein PilM: protein MLSILKYFSSVKSVVGMEINSSYIKLVELRGSFKNCELIGLQKIDLPLGIIDDGKIIDQKNFIKLLKEIVEEQSWQGKQIAIAINSSKIKVIPIYLPLMPQTELKNAVSWELQKLIDFEEKEIVFDYICFGKTQVEDNEKMLILAAIVPKLISIQYYNTFQSVGLKLTTLDIIPCALCRTFPWPPNDFNIYAIIDIGNERAVFCLVSENKLLLTKTINFTDIKIIPSNLQLLINELKGSLKFLGKTVKKIILTGERSNLPGLIEFLNIELDIDVELGNPLVGILAANDFLDPSFSVAGGLALRGLN, encoded by the coding sequence ATGCTTAGTATACTTAAATATTTTAGTAGCGTTAAATCTGTTGTAGGCATGGAAATAAATTCATCGTATATTAAATTGGTAGAACTAAGAGGTTCTTTTAAGAATTGTGAGTTGATCGGATTACAGAAAATTGATTTGCCACTAGGTATTATTGATGATGGAAAAATAATAGATCAAAAAAACTTTATTAAATTATTAAAGGAAATTGTTGAGGAACAGAGTTGGCAGGGAAAGCAAATAGCTATAGCTATTAATAGTAGCAAAATAAAGGTAATTCCAATTTATTTGCCGCTAATGCCACAAACTGAGTTAAAAAATGCGGTAAGCTGGGAATTGCAAAAATTAATTGATTTTGAAGAAAAGGAAATTGTCTTTGATTACATTTGCTTTGGTAAAACCCAAGTTGAGGATAACGAAAAAATGCTAATCTTGGCAGCAATAGTACCAAAGCTAATTAGTATTCAATATTACAATACATTTCAGAGTGTAGGGTTAAAACTTACTACTTTAGATATTATTCCCTGTGCTCTTTGCAGAACTTTCCCTTGGCCCCCTAACGACTTTAATATATATGCGATTATAGATATTGGAAATGAAAGAGCAGTTTTTTGCCTTGTGTCCGAAAACAAGCTATTATTGACGAAAACTATTAATTTTACTGATATAAAAATAATCCCGAGTAATTTACAATTGCTTATAAATGAATTAAAAGGCTCACTAAAATTTTTAGGAAAAACGGTTAAAAAAATTATCTTAACAGGGGAAAGATCTAATCTTCCTGGCTTAATAGAATTTTTAAATATAGAGTTAGATATAGATGTAGAATTAGGTAACCCTTTAGTTGGCATTTTAGCTGCTAACGATTTTCTAGATCCTAGTTTTAGTGTTGCAGGGGGGTTGGCATTAAGGGGGTTAAATTAA
- a CDS encoding NPCBM/NEW2 domain-containing protein, producing the protein MFKTHFKAILIIFLTIIFLIGSIPIAFSASSQESNYKLKKINIYFNGKKFNQQIDAIVQVKQGTMFIPIRKLSEILGVSADWQGKNSSLYLTEIKTSNLDSKKVSTPLEQITVLRNVGPFYQQKTRKIKISGREFARGIEADLAKGSKEVVLELKGKYNLLNGYVGIDDETRNSKGGFTITFYGDESEIYKSQTIKPSFYPFYININVAKVQRLRIKIDWHDCEVGDYDKIIVALANFSFHQ; encoded by the coding sequence ATGTTTAAAACTCATTTTAAGGCAATTTTGATAATCTTTTTAACCATTATTTTTTTAATTGGGAGTATACCTATAGCCTTTTCTGCCTCCTCACAGGAAAGTAATTATAAATTAAAAAAAATTAATATATATTTTAACGGCAAGAAATTTAATCAACAGATAGATGCTATCGTACAAGTTAAACAAGGAACCATGTTCATACCTATAAGAAAATTAAGTGAGATTTTAGGTGTAAGCGCAGATTGGCAGGGAAAAAATTCTAGTTTGTATTTAACTGAAATAAAAACATCTAACCTTGATTCAAAAAAAGTTTCGACTCCACTAGAGCAAATTACCGTGTTGCGTAACGTCGGGCCTTTTTACCAACAAAAGACTAGAAAAATTAAAATTTCTGGTAGAGAATTTGCCAGGGGAATTGAAGCTGATTTAGCGAAGGGCTCAAAAGAAGTTGTCCTCGAACTCAAAGGTAAATACAACTTACTGAATGGATATGTTGGAATAGATGATGAAACTAGAAATAGCAAAGGCGGTTTTACGATTACTTTTTATGGAGACGAATCTGAAATATACAAAAGTCAAACGATAAAACCATCTTTTTATCCTTTTTATATTAATATTAATGTGGCAAAAGTACAACGTTTACGAATTAAAATTGATTGGCATGACTGCGAAGTGGGAGATTACGATAAAATTATTGTTGCATTAGCTAACTTTTCATTTCATCAGTAA
- a CDS encoding TldD/PmbA family protein encodes MLSRNQLSEVLQTALQEGGDFAEIYIERKMTSGITCEANKIERVVSGGENGAGVRVINGDNTMYAFTNDITLNGLNKIAEAVSKAVKNQKKSLSINLIEVKPELKFPILKRPEQVKIDDKVEIVQRCDQYAREVDSRIKQVTVSYGDVVQNITIANSLGNFVEDERIRTRLVVNAIAVDKGNIQTGYESMGGFSGFEYFDKHDPAKLAKEAAQRAISMLSAKPAPAGKMPVVMAGEAGGTMVHEACGHGLEADLVQKKLSVYAGKKGQEVASKLVTVVDDATLQGKYGSFRFDDEGMKAQKTVLIKDGILEDYMYDRLTAKKDGKESTGNGRRESYQNRPITRMTNTYIASGKMIPDEIIKSTSKGLLVKKMGGGQVNTTTGDFVFDVTEGYLIKDGQVAEAVKGATLTGNGPNSLKMVDMIGNDLGFGIGVCGKDGQGVPVTDAQPTLRIPELIVGGLLD; translated from the coding sequence ATGTTAAGTCGGAACCAATTAAGTGAAGTTTTACAGACGGCATTACAAGAAGGTGGAGATTTTGCCGAAATATATATAGAACGAAAAATGACTTCTGGTATTACTTGTGAAGCTAATAAAATAGAACGCGTAGTTTCCGGTGGAGAAAATGGGGCGGGAGTTCGAGTTATTAACGGGGATAATACTATGTATGCTTTTACGAATGATATTACATTAAATGGGCTAAATAAAATTGCAGAGGCTGTGTCCAAAGCAGTTAAAAACCAAAAAAAATCTTTATCCATAAACCTAATAGAAGTTAAACCAGAATTGAAATTTCCCATTTTAAAAAGGCCAGAACAAGTTAAAATAGACGATAAAGTTGAAATTGTGCAAAGATGTGACCAATACGCTAGAGAGGTAGATAGTCGAATTAAACAAGTCACTGTTAGCTATGGTGATGTAGTGCAAAATATCACAATTGCCAATTCTTTAGGAAATTTTGTAGAGGATGAAAGAATTAGAACCAGGTTAGTAGTTAATGCCATAGCTGTAGATAAAGGAAATATCCAAACGGGTTATGAGTCTATGGGTGGCTTTTCTGGATTTGAATATTTTGATAAACACGACCCTGCTAAGTTAGCAAAAGAAGCAGCTCAAAGAGCCATATCTATGCTCTCTGCTAAACCTGCACCAGCTGGGAAAATGCCTGTTGTAATGGCAGGTGAGGCAGGAGGAACTATGGTCCACGAGGCCTGTGGGCATGGCTTAGAAGCAGACTTAGTGCAAAAAAAGCTTTCGGTTTATGCTGGTAAAAAAGGACAAGAAGTTGCCTCTAAATTAGTTACTGTAGTTGACGATGCTACTTTGCAAGGCAAATATGGATCTTTTAGATTTGACGATGAAGGTATGAAAGCACAAAAAACAGTATTAATCAAAGACGGTATTTTAGAAGATTATATGTACGATCGATTAACGGCTAAAAAGGATGGAAAAGAATCAACTGGTAATGGTCGTCGAGAATCCTACCAAAACCGACCCATAACCAGAATGACTAATACCTATATTGCTTCAGGGAAAATGATACCGGACGAAATTATTAAATCAACTTCTAAAGGTTTGCTAGTTAAGAAAATGGGTGGGGGTCAGGTGAATACAACTACTGGTGACTTTGTGTTTGATGTTACAGAAGGCTATTTAATCAAAGACGGACAAGTTGCTGAGGCTGTTAAAGGAGCTACTTTAACAGGTAACGGCCCCAATAGCTTAAAAATGGTTGATATGATAGGAAATGACCTAGGCTTTGGTATTGGAGTATGTGGAAAAGATGGGCAAGGAGTTCCGGTTACTGATGCGCAGCCAACTCTTAGGATTCCAGAATTAATAGTAGGCGGATTACTAGATTAA
- a CDS encoding TldD/PmbA family protein has product MNILERKAQQAVEIAQSLGANMSEAYLETAKELNVEVSYQQVEAMKFADSQGLGMRVIINDKVGFAYNSDLSEEAMVATVKQAIANAEKNHIDEFNVLPKPSSSYPKLSLLDSSIHETSIEEKIYLAKSIEKEAMAFDPRVKIIENCTYQDAVYSIALANSNGITNSYEGAYCGAYAYLVAEENGDSQTGFSLDYSLSFKKLDPAKIGRKAAFRAVNMLGAKEIRTQKSTVVLDPYVATNFLGIIAPSLSAEAVQKDKSIFAGKKGKKVSSDVITIVDDGTMEGAILSAPFDGEGIATSETVLIKDGILQNYLYNSYAACKEGVESTGNGIRSSFKSTPEIGTTNFFIKPGQKTKEQLIEEIPKGLYVTEVMGMHTANLISGDFSVGAAGILIENGKLTTPVRGVAIAGNVFTLLENIDSIANDLTFFVGSGSPTIRIANMTISGI; this is encoded by the coding sequence ATGAATATTTTAGAAAGAAAAGCACAGCAAGCAGTAGAAATTGCCCAAAGTTTAGGAGCGAATATGTCTGAAGCCTATCTAGAAACAGCTAAAGAATTAAATGTAGAAGTAAGTTATCAGCAAGTTGAAGCAATGAAATTTGCGGATTCCCAAGGACTAGGTATGCGTGTTATTATAAACGATAAGGTTGGCTTTGCCTATAACTCTGATTTAAGTGAAGAGGCAATGGTGGCCACAGTTAAACAAGCCATAGCCAATGCTGAAAAAAATCACATTGATGAATTTAATGTACTACCTAAGCCTAGCAGCAGCTATCCCAAATTAAGTTTGCTAGATAGTTCGATACATGAAACATCTATAGAAGAGAAAATTTATTTAGCTAAGAGCATAGAAAAAGAAGCAATGGCCTTCGATCCTAGAGTTAAGATAATAGAAAATTGTACTTACCAGGATGCAGTATATTCAATTGCTTTAGCTAACTCAAATGGTATTACTAATAGTTACGAAGGTGCTTACTGCGGAGCATATGCTTATTTAGTGGCAGAAGAAAACGGGGATAGTCAAACTGGTTTTAGTTTAGATTATAGCTTGAGCTTTAAAAAGCTAGACCCAGCAAAAATTGGTCGCAAAGCAGCGTTTAGAGCAGTAAATATGCTTGGTGCCAAGGAAATAAGAACTCAAAAGTCCACAGTTGTATTAGATCCATATGTGGCTACTAATTTTTTAGGTATTATTGCACCATCCTTGTCTGCAGAAGCAGTTCAAAAAGATAAATCCATTTTTGCCGGGAAAAAAGGGAAAAAAGTATCTTCGGATGTTATTACAATTGTCGACGATGGTACTATGGAAGGGGCAATACTTTCTGCCCCATTTGATGGTGAAGGTATTGCAACAAGTGAAACTGTTCTAATAAAAGATGGGATCCTTCAAAATTACTTATATAATAGTTACGCAGCGTGTAAAGAAGGAGTTGAGTCCACAGGCAATGGAATAAGAAGTTCTTTTAAAAGTACACCTGAAATAGGCACAACTAACTTTTTTATTAAACCAGGACAAAAAACTAAAGAGCAATTAATTGAGGAAATTCCTAAGGGCTTATATGTAACAGAGGTAATGGGTATGCATACTGCTAACCTAATATCCGGTGATTTCTCCGTTGGAGCTGCAGGTATTTTAATAGAAAATGGAAAGCTGACAACTCCAGTAAGGGGTGTAGCAATCGCGGGTAATGTGTTTACCCTTTTAGAAAACATTGATTCCATAGCTAATGATCTTACTTTTTTTGTTGGAAGTGGATCACCAACTATCCGAATTGCTAATATGACAATTAGTGGAATCTAA
- the aroQ gene encoding type II 3-dehydroquinate dehydratase produces the protein MKILVVNGPNLNLLGTREPNVYGSQDLKQIEQQMREYAHQHQVELRFEQSNYEGLIIETLHKAMGVYDFIILNAGAYTHYSIAIRDAISAIKVPVIEVHMSNIYAREEFRHKSILAPVTVGQICGFGTASYILAIKAALLLGQEGNSNVV, from the coding sequence TTGAAAATTTTAGTTGTTAACGGGCCAAATTTAAATTTGCTAGGAACAAGAGAGCCAAATGTTTATGGGAGCCAAGATTTAAAACAGATTGAACAGCAAATGCGCGAATATGCCCATCAGCACCAAGTAGAACTTAGATTCGAACAGTCTAATTATGAAGGGCTGATAATTGAAACATTGCACAAGGCTATGGGAGTCTATGACTTTATTATTTTAAACGCGGGAGCATATACTCATTACAGCATCGCTATCCGCGATGCAATAAGTGCTATTAAAGTTCCGGTGATTGAGGTGCATATGTCGAACATTTATGCTCGTGAAGAATTTAGACATAAATCAATTTTAGCTCCAGTAACTGTAGGGCAAATCTGTGGCTTTGGAACAGCAAGTTACATCTTAGCTATTAAAGCAGCTTTGTTGTTAGGTCAGGAAGGAAATAGTAATGTTGTTTGA
- a CDS encoding Xaa-Pro peptidase family protein, with the protein MLFDNRIQKLKESLNKLNLEAIIIAKPENVMYLTGFKGGSGLAVITLNNNHIITDARYTEQAKLEAVGFEIIDQKSNLSKTLKTILEKEAIQEVGFESDFITYHQFIEWNEIITPIKLKATNGIVENLRQFKDKREIVSLKKAAQIADAAFEYILKLLKPGVSERDVANELEYYMKQHGSEKPAFETIIVSGYRSSLPHGVPSTKKIENGDFITLDFGAVYDGYHSDMTRTVVVGKASQEQKKLYNTVLEAQLRSLYAVREGLSCQEVDMIARDYLKEAGYCKEFGHNLGHGIGLAIHEEPRLSPKSNILLAAGMAVTIEPGVYIEGFGGVRIEDSIIVTSTGFEVLTNSTKKLIEL; encoded by the coding sequence ATGTTGTTTGATAATCGTATTCAAAAATTAAAAGAAAGCCTCAATAAATTAAATTTAGAGGCTATTATTATTGCCAAGCCAGAAAATGTGATGTATTTAACTGGTTTTAAGGGTGGATCTGGTTTAGCCGTTATTACTTTAAATAATAACCATATTATTACTGATGCTAGGTATACAGAACAAGCTAAATTAGAAGCAGTAGGTTTTGAAATTATTGACCAAAAATCTAATTTAAGCAAGACACTAAAAACTATCTTAGAAAAGGAAGCCATTCAAGAGGTTGGGTTTGAAAGTGATTTTATTACGTATCACCAATTTATAGAGTGGAATGAAATTATTACACCCATTAAGTTAAAAGCAACAAATGGCATTGTGGAAAATTTGCGGCAGTTTAAAGATAAGAGGGAAATTGTAAGTCTGAAAAAAGCTGCCCAAATTGCAGATGCTGCTTTTGAATATATTCTAAAGCTATTAAAGCCAGGAGTATCTGAGCGAGATGTTGCTAATGAGCTTGAATATTATATGAAGCAGCATGGATCTGAAAAACCTGCTTTTGAAACGATTATTGTTTCTGGTTACCGCTCATCACTTCCTCATGGAGTGCCATCAACTAAAAAAATTGAAAATGGTGACTTTATTACCCTTGATTTTGGGGCAGTTTACGATGGATATCATTCTGATATGACTAGAACTGTAGTGGTAGGCAAAGCTAGTCAAGAACAGAAAAAATTATATAATACTGTTTTAGAGGCTCAGCTTAGATCGCTATATGCCGTTCGAGAAGGATTGAGTTGCCAAGAAGTAGATATGATTGCAAGAGACTATCTAAAAGAAGCAGGATATTGCAAAGAATTTGGACATAACCTAGGCCATGGCATTGGTCTAGCGATACACGAAGAGCCAAGGCTCTCCCCTAAATCAAATATTTTATTGGCTGCCGGAATGGCTGTTACAATAGAGCCTGGAGTATATATTGAGGGTTTTGGTGGAGTGCGCATAGAAGACTCAATAATAGTAACAAGTACTGGCTTCGAAGTCTTAACTAATTCAACAAAAAAATTAATTGAACTATAA
- the efp gene encoding elongation factor P, which translates to MISSNDFRTGLTIELDGDVFTVVEFQHVKPGKGSAFVRTKLKNRRSGAVVERTFRAGEKVAKAHIEKREMQYLYHDGDQYTFMDTENYEQMTLTESQLDEAVKYLIDNMNIDILFYQGQPFGVELPNTVILKVAETEPGVKGDTATGATKPATLETGAVVQVPLFVNVGDSLIIDTRSGQYVQRA; encoded by the coding sequence ATGATTTCATCTAACGACTTTCGTACAGGTTTAACAATTGAACTTGATGGGGATGTTTTTACTGTAGTAGAGTTTCAACATGTAAAACCAGGAAAGGGTTCAGCTTTTGTTAGAACTAAATTAAAAAATCGTCGGAGTGGTGCTGTTGTAGAACGTACCTTCCGAGCTGGTGAAAAGGTAGCAAAGGCTCATATTGAAAAGCGTGAAATGCAGTATTTATATCATGATGGTGATCAATACACTTTTATGGATACCGAGAATTATGAACAAATGACACTAACTGAAAGCCAGCTGGATGAAGCTGTTAAATATTTAATTGATAATATGAATATTGATATTTTATTTTACCAAGGACAGCCATTTGGTGTGGAATTACCTAATACAGTAATCTTAAAAGTAGCGGAAACAGAGCCCGGAGTTAAGGGCGATACTGCTACTGGAGCAACTAAACCTGCAACATTAGAAACAGGAGCAGTTGTACAAGTTCCATTATTTGTGAACGTTGGAGATTCTTTAATCATTGATACTCGTTCAGGGCAATATGTACAAAGAGCATAA
- a CDS encoding AraC family transcriptional regulator, with protein MQDISKKVAYLQGLMDGLEIDASSKEGRIIVEIIKVLEEMADELKSIKAGHEELENYVETIDDGLYDLEEEIYENNDSYDDEDKNDYIEVECPECHDTVYFDADILDDEDLIEVTCPNCETVVFVNDQEFEAVVDKNNSNHEDDEI; from the coding sequence TTGCAGGATATATCAAAGAAGGTTGCATATCTTCAAGGTCTGATGGATGGATTGGAAATCGATGCTTCTAGTAAAGAAGGTCGAATCATTGTTGAAATAATTAAAGTTCTTGAAGAAATGGCTGATGAATTAAAATCTATAAAAGCTGGGCATGAAGAGTTGGAAAATTATGTAGAAACTATTGATGATGGCTTATATGATTTAGAAGAAGAAATTTACGAAAACAATGATAGCTACGATGATGAGGATAAAAATGATTACATAGAAGTTGAATGCCCGGAATGTCATGATACTGTTTATTTTGATGCAGATATTTTAGATGACGAAGACTTGATAGAAGTCACATGTCCAAACTGCGAAACAGTAGTTTTTGTAAATGATCAAGAATTTGAGGCTGTGGTTGATAAAAATAATAGTAATCATGAAGATGATGAGATTTAG
- a CDS encoding transposase, translating to MGRKSKASFEEKLNAVEDYLNGINTIEQISTALHVSRYTILQWISKYQTYGPIGLQSLPQNTCYHSDLKIQAVTDYLEGRASQYEICKKYHISSHSVLQRWIKSYNGHETMKSHNSKGDKHMTSGKKTTYEERVEIISFCIANNDNYQLTAEKFGVSYQQVYTWTKKYKEDGSEALTDQRGKRKDLEEMTETQKLTAQVKLLEAENNGYRWRTAS from the coding sequence GTGGGAAGAAAAAGTAAAGCCTCGTTTGAAGAAAAATTGAATGCTGTTGAGGATTATTTGAATGGCATTAATACTATTGAGCAAATTTCTACCGCTTTACACGTTAGTCGTTACACTATTTTACAATGGATAAGTAAATACCAAACCTATGGTCCAATTGGGTTACAAAGTTTACCCCAAAATACCTGTTACCACAGTGACCTAAAAATCCAAGCAGTTACTGATTATCTGGAAGGTAGAGCTTCTCAGTATGAAATCTGTAAAAAGTATCATATTTCATCTCACAGTGTTCTTCAAAGATGGATAAAGAGTTACAATGGTCATGAAACAATGAAATCTCATAATTCAAAAGGAGATAAACACATGACCAGTGGTAAAAAAACAACTTATGAAGAAAGAGTTGAAATAATATCATTCTGTATAGCAAATAATGATAATTATCAACTAACCGCGGAGAAGTTCGGGGTTTCCTACCAACAGGTTTATACCTGGACAAAGAAGTATAAAGAAGACGGATCTGAGGCGCTTACCGACCAACGTGGAAAACGAAAAGATCTGGAGGAAATGACAGAAACCCAAAAACTTACTGCACAGGTCAAACTTCTTGAAGCTGAAAATAACGGTTACAGATGGAGAACGGCTTCTTAA
- the spoIIIAA gene encoding stage III sporulation protein AA, with product MSIIYNANDSNNGNIASRVKGEIISLLPINLRNIFDKLDTNAFNALEEIRFRENKPLILKSGDDEIYLNQDGIVNSAIKAYKVTLEDIQKTLHLISQCSIYAIEEELRNGYLTLPGGHRVGFVGEVVLDNGKAKSLKHISSLNIRLAKEVLGCADKVMPYLYDEKNNRAYHTLIVSPPRCGKTTLLRDIIRQFSNGVSKKNIGFNVGLVDERSEIAACYLGSVQNNVGIRTDVLDGCSKAEGMLMLVRSMSPQIIATDEIGRVEDVQALEEIINSGVTVITTVHGYNVHDIQQRPSLQALINRKIFDRYIILGRTLGPGTIEEILDAKTNSNLITRPIQGGGV from the coding sequence ATGTCTATCATTTATAATGCAAATGATTCAAACAATGGAAATATTGCAAGTCGAGTTAAAGGAGAGATAATTTCTCTTTTACCTATAAATTTAAGAAATATATTTGATAAATTGGATACCAACGCTTTTAATGCTTTAGAAGAAATACGTTTCAGGGAGAATAAGCCTTTAATTTTAAAATCTGGTGATGATGAAATTTATTTAAATCAAGATGGTATAGTAAATTCAGCTATTAAAGCATATAAAGTTACGTTAGAAGATATTCAAAAAACCTTACATTTAATTAGCCAATGTTCCATTTACGCAATCGAAGAAGAATTGCGAAACGGATACTTAACTTTACCTGGTGGTCATCGTGTAGGTTTTGTAGGTGAAGTAGTGCTGGATAACGGAAAGGCTAAATCTTTGAAACATATCTCCAGTTTAAATATACGTTTAGCAAAAGAAGTTTTAGGATGTGCGGACAAAGTTATGCCGTATTTGTATGATGAAAAAAATAATAGAGCATATCATACATTGATTGTCTCCCCACCTCGTTGCGGAAAAACAACTTTATTAAGAGATATTATTAGGCAATTTAGCAATGGAGTAAGCAAAAAAAACATTGGCTTTAACGTTGGTTTAGTAGATGAGCGTTCAGAAATTGCTGCTTGCTACCTGGGTTCAGTACAAAATAATGTTGGGATAAGAACTGATGTTTTAGATGGATGTTCTAAAGCAGAAGGAATGCTGATGCTGGTAAGGTCCATGTCACCACAAATAATTGCTACTGATGAAATAGGACGTGTAGAAGATGTCCAAGCCCTGGAAGAAATTATTAATTCAGGAGTTACTGTAATAACTACAGTGCATGGTTATAACGTACATGATATTCAACAGCGTCCCAGCTTGCAAGCTTTAATCAATAGAAAAATATTTGATAGATATATAATACTAGGCAGAACTTTAGGGCCTGGGACAATAGAAGAAATTCTAGATGCTAAGACTAATTCCAATTTGATAACAAGGCCAATTCAAGGAGGGGGTGTGTGA
- the spoIIIAB gene encoding stage III sporulation protein SpoIIIAB → MLKIIGALLVIIVCSLFGFRIGKYFQLRPIQLRELRSLLNLLETEIVYASTPLPIALEKLAHRCSKPLDTLFLTTREGLLSGYGLTAAEAWEKGVAKIKNVIMLDPEDLSILNDFGMGLGSSDKQEQIKHLELTKEYLKQQEYKAEQKKVQNERLCKTMGFLTGMIIVLIMY, encoded by the coding sequence ATGTTAAAAATCATTGGTGCGCTGTTAGTAATTATAGTATGCAGCCTATTTGGCTTTCGCATTGGAAAGTACTTTCAGCTAAGACCAATTCAGCTTAGAGAGTTAAGATCGTTGTTAAATCTATTAGAAACAGAAATAGTCTATGCTTCTACACCTTTGCCTATAGCTTTAGAAAAATTAGCTCATAGATGTTCAAAGCCTCTTGATACATTATTTTTAACTACAAGAGAAGGATTATTGTCTGGCTACGGGTTAACTGCGGCTGAAGCTTGGGAAAAGGGAGTAGCTAAAATTAAAAATGTAATAATGCTTGATCCAGAAGATTTGTCAATTCTAAACGATTTTGGTATGGGTTTAGGTAGTTCTGATAAACAGGAACAAATTAAACATTTAGAACTAACTAAAGAATATTTAAAACAGCAAGAGTACAAAGCAGAACAAAAAAAAGTACAAAACGAACGTTTATGTAAAACCATGGGATTCTTAACGGGAATGATAATTGTCTTAATAATGTACTAA
- the spoIIIAC gene encoding stage III sporulation protein AC encodes MINLMDIGLIFQIAAIAIITTIFYTFLKQAGREEYAYLSLVVAIAIVLIQVVPVITKLFRAVEQVFQLY; translated from the coding sequence ATGATTAACTTAATGGATATTGGACTAATTTTTCAAATAGCAGCCATTGCAATTATTACAACAATTTTCTACACGTTTTTAAAACAGGCTGGTCGAGAAGAGTACGCTTACTTATCCCTTGTGGTAGCGATAGCTATCGTATTAATCCAAGTTGTACCCGTAATTACTAAATTGTTTAGAGCAGTTGAGCAGGTTTTTCAGTTGTATTAA
- the spoIIIAD gene encoding stage III sporulation protein AD: protein MDIIQIVALGLVATIIIVFLKQSNASANALLISAIVGVIIFLTMIGKIGYCIRILQDLANRANVNQYYLGTILKIIGIAYIAEFAAQVCRDAGESSIGGRIEFAAKIIVMVLAMPIIAAVLESIIRLLP, encoded by the coding sequence ATGGATATTATACAAATTGTTGCCCTGGGATTAGTTGCAACGATTATTATAGTATTCTTAAAACAGAGCAATGCTTCTGCAAATGCTCTCTTAATTAGTGCAATAGTTGGAGTAATCATCTTCTTAACTATGATAGGAAAAATCGGTTATTGTATTAGAATTTTACAAGATTTGGCCAATAGAGCAAATGTTAATCAATATTACTTAGGAACGATTTTAAAAATAATTGGGATAGCTTATATTGCAGAATTTGCAGCTCAAGTATGCAGAGATGCTGGTGAAAGTTCAATTGGTGGCAGAATAGAATTTGCTGCAAAAATAATTGTCATGGTTTTAGCAATGCCAATAATCGCTGCTGTTTTAGAGTCAATTATTCGTCTTTTACCTTAA